ATCACCCGCGCCAGCTCGTCGTATCTGGAAGCCCAAATTGCGCCATTGCTGGCGGCCATCAAAGAAGGCAAAAGCCTCGCGGATTTTCCGCTCTTCGGCGTGCCGTTCGCGGTGAAAGACAATATCGATGTCGCCGGTTTGCCCACCACCGCCGCCTGTCCGGCGTTTGCGTACACGCCGCAGGAGGACGCCACCGTTGTGGCGAAACTCAAAGCCGCCGGGGCCATCGTGCTTGGCAAAACCAATCTGGATCAGTTCGCGACAGGCCTGGTCGGCACCCGCTCGCCCTACGGCGCGGTGCCGAACACCTTTAACCCAGCTTATGTCAGCGGCGGCTCCAGCGCCGGCTCGGCGTCCACGGTGGCGCGCGGGCTGGTCGCTTTCGCGCTCGGCACCGACACCGCAGGCTCCGGGCGCGTCCCGGCCGGGTTTAATAACATTGTCGGCCTCAAACCCACCAAAGGCTGGCTGTCAAACCGCGGCGTGGTGCCCGCGTGCCGCCTGAACGACTGCGTTTCCGTTTTCGCGTTAAGCGCCGCCGATGCCTTTCAGGTGGCGAGCCTCGCAGGCGGTTATGACGCCGCTGACGCGTACTCGCGTGCCAACCCGCGCACCGCGCCCGCCCGCCTGCCCGCACAACCTCGCTTTGCGGTGCCTGACGCCCCCGAATTTTATGGCGATACCCACAGCGAGGCGGCATACCGCCAGAGCCTGACGCGCCTCGAAGCGCTCGGCGCGACGCTGGTGCCGGTCGATTTCACGCCGTTTCGCACGCTTGCGGAGCAACTCTATCAGGGCGCCTGGGTCGCCGAGCGCACCGTCGCGGTGGGCGAGATGCTCAATGAGCCGCCGGAGGTGATGGACCCGACCGTACGCGGCATCGTGGAAGGCGGCCTGAAATACACGGCCTGCGACGCCTGGCAGGCGGAATATACCCGCGCCGCGCTCGCGCGCCAGATTGCGCAGGTGCTGGAGACCGTGGATGCGCTGGTTGTGCCTACATCGCCCACCATTCATACGCTTGATGAAATGAAAGCAGAGCCGGTGCGCTACAACTCGCACTTCGGCTACTACACCAATTTCACTAACCTCGCGGATCTCTGCGCCCTGGCGCTGCCGGGTGACTTCCGCAACGATGGCCTGCCGGCTGGCATTACGCTTATCGCGCCCGCGTGGCATGACGCGGCGCTGGCGCAATTCGGCGCGCTCTGGCAGCAGGCGGTGCCACTGCCGCTCGGCGCAACGGATAAAGCGCTGCCTGCGGCAGAACCGTTCGCGCCATCGCCGCACCACGTGCGCCTTGCGGTCGTCGGCGCGCACCTGCGCGGCATGCCGCTCAACCACCAGCTCACCACCCGCGACGCGGTGTTTATCGAAGAGACCACCACGGCGGCGGACTATCGCCTTTATGCGCTCGCCAACACCACGCCGCCGAAGCCCGGGCTTGCGCGTGCAGACAGCGGGCAGCCCATCGCGGTGGAGCTGTGGGATATCCCGCTCGCGCGCTTCGGGGAGTTTGTCGCGGAGATCCCGTCGCCGCTCGGTATCGGCACGCTGACGCTCGCCGATGGCCGCGCGGTAAAAGGCTTTATCTGCGAACCGCAGGCGCTCGTGAGCGCCACCGACATCACGGAATGGGGCGGCTGGAAAGCCTGGCTTGCCCGCCACCAGAGCGCCTGAGGAGAAAATCATGTTCAGTAAAGTGCTTATCGCCAACCGCGGCGAGATCGCCTGTCGCGCCATTCGTACCCTGAAGAAAATGGGCATCGCGAGCGTCGCGGTCTACTCAACGCCGGATCGTAACGCGCAGCATGTGCGCGATGCCGATATCGCCATCGCGCTCGACGGCGACGCGGCGCGCGACACCTACCTTAACGTCGATAAAATTCTCGCAGCGGCGAAAGCGAGCGGGGCGCAGGCGATTTTCCCCGGCTACGGCTTTCTTTCCGAGCGCGCCGAATTCGCGGCGGCGTGCGAAGCCGCGGGGCTGGTATTTATCGGCCCGACGCCGCAGCAGATTGGCGATTTTGGCCTGAAACACCGCGCCCGCGCGCTGGCGGCACAGGCGGGTGTGCCGATGACGCCGGGCAGCGGGCTGCTGCGCTCGCTTGAGGAGGCAACCCAGGCGGCCGAAGACATTGGCTACCCGGTGATGCTGAAAACCACGGCGGGCGGCGGCGGCATTGGGCTAACGCGCTGTGACGACGCACCTTCGCTGGCGCAAGCCTGGGAGAGCGTCAGACGCCAGGGCCTGCAGTTTTTCAGCGATGACGGCGTGTTTATTGAGAAATTCATCAGCCGCGCGCGTCACCTGGAAGTGCAGATCCTGGGCGATGGCAAAGGCTACGTGGCGGCGCTTGGCGAGCGTGACTGTTCGCTCCAGCGCCGCAACCAGAAAGTGGTGGAAGAGACGCCCGCGCCGGGTCTGCCGCAGGCGACCCGCGAGGCCCTGCATGCCGCCGCGGTGGCGCTTGGCGAATCGGTCAATTATCGCAGCGCAGGCACCGTAGAGTTTATCTACGACGCCGGGAGCGATCGCTTCTGGTTTCTGGAGGTCAACACCCGCCTTCAGGTGGAGCACCCGGTAACCGAGGCCGTGACGGGGCTCGATCTTATCGAGTGCATGATCAATGTGGCGGCGGGCGAGCCGCTGGACAGGGCGCGTCTCGCAAAAGCTCCCCAGGGCGCGTCAATAGAAGTGCGTCTCTATGCTGAAGATCCGCTGAAAAACTTCCAGCCGTCGCCGGGGCAGCTTACCGACGTGCACTTCCCTGACAGCGTGCGCGTCGATGGCTGGGTCAGCACCGGCGCGGAGGTCAGCGCGTTTTACGATCCGATGATCGCCAAAATCATCGTTCACGGCGACGACCGCCCGCAGGCGCTTTCGAAACTTCGTCAGGCACTTGACGCCACGCGTCTGCACGGTATCGCCACCAATCTTGATTATCTGCGCCAGATTATTCGTCTGGAGGCGTTTGAAAACGCCACCATGTGGACGCGCCTGCTGGATGAGGTGAGCTACCACGCGCACGCCATCGAAGTGCTGGAGCCGGGCACCTGGAGCAGCGTGCAGGATTATCCGGGGCGTCTGGGCTACTGGGATATCGGCGTACCGCCGTCCGGGCCGATGGACGATTACGCCTTCCGGCTGGCCAACCGTATCGTCGGTAACGCGCCGGAGGCCGCCGGACTTGAATTCACGCTTCAGGGGCCGACGCTGCGCTTTCACAGCGACGCCATCTTCGCGCTCACCGGCGCGGACTGCGACGCAAAGCTCGATGGCGAGCCGGTCACCTGCTGGCAGCCGGTCACGGCGCGCGCCGGACAGACGCTGACGCTGGGCCGCGCCCGTACAGGCTGTCGCGGTTATCTGGCGGTGCGTAACGGCATCGACGTGCCGCAGTATCTCGGCAGCCGGTCCACCTTCGCGCTCGGGCAGTTCGGCGGCCATGCCGGACGCACGCTGCGCCCCGGCGACGTGCTGGCGATATCGCGCCCGGCGCTCGCCGCCTGCACCACACCTGCGCCCATTTCGCCGCCCCAGATGCCGGAGCCGGGGGTTATCCCGCGTTATGGCGAGGTCTGGAATATCGGCGTGCTCTACGGGCCGCACGGCGCGCCCGATTTCTTCACGC
The genomic region above belongs to Cronobacter malonaticus LMG 23826 and contains:
- the atzF gene encoding allophanate hydrolase translates to MSQSSPLFTPLTLAEWRREYQDDPTRITEIYSAAFTDEENNDPAWITRASSSYLEAQIAPLLAAIKEGKSLADFPLFGVPFAVKDNIDVAGLPTTAACPAFAYTPQEDATVVAKLKAAGAIVLGKTNLDQFATGLVGTRSPYGAVPNTFNPAYVSGGSSAGSASTVARGLVAFALGTDTAGSGRVPAGFNNIVGLKPTKGWLSNRGVVPACRLNDCVSVFALSAADAFQVASLAGGYDAADAYSRANPRTAPARLPAQPRFAVPDAPEFYGDTHSEAAYRQSLTRLEALGATLVPVDFTPFRTLAEQLYQGAWVAERTVAVGEMLNEPPEVMDPTVRGIVEGGLKYTACDAWQAEYTRAALARQIAQVLETVDALVVPTSPTIHTLDEMKAEPVRYNSHFGYYTNFTNLADLCALALPGDFRNDGLPAGITLIAPAWHDAALAQFGALWQQAVPLPLGATDKALPAAEPFAPSPHHVRLAVVGAHLRGMPLNHQLTTRDAVFIEETTTAADYRLYALANTTPPKPGLARADSGQPIAVELWDIPLARFGEFVAEIPSPLGIGTLTLADGRAVKGFICEPQALVSATDITEWGGWKAWLARHQSA
- the uca gene encoding urea carboxylase translates to MFSKVLIANRGEIACRAIRTLKKMGIASVAVYSTPDRNAQHVRDADIAIALDGDAARDTYLNVDKILAAAKASGAQAIFPGYGFLSERAEFAAACEAAGLVFIGPTPQQIGDFGLKHRARALAAQAGVPMTPGSGLLRSLEEATQAAEDIGYPVMLKTTAGGGGIGLTRCDDAPSLAQAWESVRRQGLQFFSDDGVFIEKFISRARHLEVQILGDGKGYVAALGERDCSLQRRNQKVVEETPAPGLPQATREALHAAAVALGESVNYRSAGTVEFIYDAGSDRFWFLEVNTRLQVEHPVTEAVTGLDLIECMINVAAGEPLDRARLAKAPQGASIEVRLYAEDPLKNFQPSPGQLTDVHFPDSVRVDGWVSTGAEVSAFYDPMIAKIIVHGDDRPQALSKLRQALDATRLHGIATNLDYLRQIIRLEAFENATMWTRLLDEVSYHAHAIEVLEPGTWSSVQDYPGRLGYWDIGVPPSGPMDDYAFRLANRIVGNAPEAAGLEFTLQGPTLRFHSDAIFALTGADCDAKLDGEPVTCWQPVTARAGQTLTLGRARTGCRGYLAVRNGIDVPQYLGSRSTFALGQFGGHAGRTLRPGDVLAISRPALAACTTPAPISPPQMPEPGVIPRYGEVWNIGVLYGPHGAPDFFTPASMDAFFAAEWQVHYNSNRLGVRLVGPKPEWSRADGGEAGLHPSNVHDCEYAIGAINFTGDFPVILTRDGPSLGGFVCPVTIARAELWKVGQVKPGDRIRFHPISIEHAQSLELAQEVACNHLRAVTARPDETPTLLPGTTGSAAILAEVPAQNGLPAVVWRQAGDSYILIEYGDNVLDLALRLRVHLLMKAIRSSGVEGVEELSPGVRSLQVRYDSQRLGQRALLTLLMSLEKQLGDVESLTLPSRIVWLPMAFEDSATLGAVERYQQTVRAQAPWLPNNVDFICRANGLSHRDDVKKVVFDASYLILGLGDVYLGAPCAVPVDPRHRLLSSKYNPARTWTAEGTVGIGGMYMCIYGMDSPGGYQLVGRTLPIWNKFLKNPQFGEEPWLLKFFDQVRFYPVSEAELNDFRDAFREGRASVRIEESEFDFAAYRAFLAANEQDIAAFRERQQAAFSAEVAHWHTQEPEADTQVLKAEDEAESEGQLVSADLNGNVWKILVEPGQRVKQGEPLIVVEAMKMELMVHAPADGVVARIRCQQGLPVAPGDALLWLS